One stretch of Cyanobium sp. Tous-M-B4 DNA includes these proteins:
- a CDS encoding glycosyltransferase family 4 protein, whose product MKVFQLNCSDIYGGAARAAYRIHHGLRSSGIDSQMLVNVAASGDWTVEGPTSKWAKAISRIRPQLATPLRQLLHTGNPIIHSPALLPSRWPERINASGADVVHLHWVQGEMLSIADIARIRKPIVWTLHDMWAFCGAEHYTTDHRWRDGYRRDNRPAHESGFDLNRHTWQRKRKHWRLPLQIVCPSQWLAGCVRASALMHDWPVAVVSNPIDTDSWQPIDQRLARQLLGLPQDCPLLLFGAIGGGSDPRKGIDLLLAALAHLRTEPNLQTLQLVVFGQLAPQAPPQLGFPVHYTGHLHDDLSLRALYSAADAFVIPSRQENLPNTGLEAQACCTPVVAFNTGGLLDIVADRVTGALAKPFEPASLAAVIRWVLEDPSRRRALGAAARERAERLWAPARVAGMYAEIYKTSVAIGCPSSSRQPSKP is encoded by the coding sequence TTGAAGGTTTTCCAGCTCAACTGCTCCGACATCTACGGCGGCGCAGCCCGCGCGGCCTATCGCATCCATCACGGCCTGCGCAGCTCCGGCATCGACTCCCAGATGCTGGTGAATGTGGCCGCCTCGGGCGATTGGACAGTGGAGGGCCCCACCAGCAAATGGGCCAAGGCCATCAGCCGTATCCGTCCGCAATTGGCCACGCCGCTTCGTCAGCTGCTGCACACGGGCAACCCGATCATCCACTCCCCGGCGTTGTTGCCATCGCGCTGGCCTGAGCGGATCAATGCCTCTGGTGCCGATGTGGTGCACCTGCACTGGGTGCAGGGCGAGATGCTCTCGATTGCCGATATCGCCCGCATCCGCAAGCCGATCGTGTGGACCTTGCACGACATGTGGGCCTTCTGCGGCGCCGAGCACTACACCACCGATCACCGCTGGCGCGATGGCTACCGGCGCGACAACCGCCCGGCCCACGAGAGCGGCTTCGATCTCAACCGCCACACCTGGCAGCGCAAACGCAAACACTGGCGCCTGCCGCTGCAGATCGTGTGCCCCAGCCAGTGGCTGGCCGGTTGCGTGCGCGCCAGTGCCCTGATGCACGATTGGCCCGTAGCGGTGGTGTCCAATCCGATCGACACCGACAGCTGGCAGCCGATCGACCAGCGCCTGGCTCGCCAGCTTCTCGGGCTGCCGCAGGACTGCCCGCTGTTGCTGTTTGGCGCCATCGGCGGCGGCAGCGATCCGCGCAAGGGCATCGACCTGCTGCTCGCTGCCCTCGCCCACCTGCGCACCGAACCCAACCTCCAGACCCTGCAGCTGGTGGTGTTCGGCCAGCTCGCCCCCCAAGCACCGCCCCAGCTCGGCTTCCCGGTTCACTACACCGGCCACCTGCACGACGACCTCAGCCTGCGCGCCCTCTACAGCGCCGCCGATGCGTTCGTGATCCCCTCCCGCCAGGAGAACCTGCCCAATACCGGCCTCGAAGCCCAGGCCTGCTGCACCCCGGTAGTGGCCTTCAACACCGGTGGCTTGCTCGACATCGTGGCCGACCGCGTTACCGGCGCCCTGGCCAAACCGTTTGAGCCGGCTTCCCTCGCGGCGGTAATTCGCTGGGTGCTGGAGGATCCATCGCGTCGCCGTGCCTTGGGGGCTGCGGCTAGGGAGCGGGCCGAGCGGCTCTGGGCTCCGGCGCGGGTGGCGGGGATGTACGCAGAGATATACAAGACATCAGTGGCAATTGGTTGCCCGAGCTCTTCTAGGCAACCATCAAAACCTTGA
- a CDS encoding bifunctional 2-polyprenyl-6-hydroxyphenol methylase/3-demethylubiquinol 3-O-methyltransferase UbiG yields MVEVNRLVAPPVREHLGETERSYLHSVFERYQGYPSLQQLWQLMDEQWHDHGCDPLQMDGRVTAFYRDPVWLLNGLFIEQDPQSLAIRQAFTAWVMEQAPARVADFGGGFGGLARFIGTALPQASVEVVEPHPHPAAMALAADTPNVRFVSELTGDYDLLVATDVFEHVPDPIALAASTASHLRIGGRYLIANCFAPVIACHLPQLFHLSIGWDQAMRGMGLQPREKVKYGRAYGRTGDLDEEAAKRAEILARWVYPWVKSLPKGRTHAGRALMRLMSAMPAR; encoded by the coding sequence ATGGTTGAGGTCAACCGACTCGTTGCCCCGCCCGTTCGCGAGCACCTTGGAGAAACGGAGCGCAGCTATCTCCACAGCGTGTTCGAGCGCTACCAGGGCTATCCCTCGCTGCAGCAACTGTGGCAGTTGATGGATGAGCAGTGGCATGACCATGGCTGTGATCCCCTGCAGATGGATGGGCGCGTGACGGCCTTCTACCGGGATCCCGTGTGGCTGCTCAATGGCCTGTTCATCGAGCAGGATCCCCAGAGCCTGGCCATTCGGCAGGCGTTCACCGCGTGGGTTATGGAGCAAGCCCCTGCGCGCGTGGCCGACTTCGGCGGCGGTTTCGGTGGGCTGGCGCGCTTCATCGGCACGGCTTTGCCCCAGGCCTCGGTGGAGGTGGTGGAGCCCCATCCCCATCCGGCGGCGATGGCCCTGGCTGCAGATACGCCCAACGTGCGCTTTGTTTCCGAACTCACGGGTGACTACGACCTGCTGGTCGCCACCGATGTGTTCGAGCACGTGCCCGATCCGATCGCGCTGGCAGCCAGCACCGCCAGCCACCTGCGTATCGGCGGCCGTTATCTGATCGCCAACTGTTTTGCTCCGGTGATTGCCTGCCACCTGCCCCAACTCTTCCATCTCTCGATCGGCTGGGATCAAGCGATGCGCGGAATGGGCTTGCAGCCGCGTGAGAAGGTTAAATATGGCCGTGCTTATGGGCGTACTGGAGATCTTGATGAAGAGGCGGCTAAGCGAGCTGAGATCTTGGCCCGGTGGGTGTATCCCTGGGTGAAATCCCTCCCCAAAGGCCGCACACATGCCGGGCGAGCCTTGATGCGTTTGATGTCTGCGATGCCAGCCCGTTGA
- a CDS encoding DegT/DnrJ/EryC1/StrS aminotransferase family protein translates to MTDFIPVNEPVIGEREKELVMECLNTGWISSEGPFVSQFEEAFSRRVGRQHGIACANGSAALDIAVAALKLGPGDEVILPTFTIISCAAAIVRAGATPVVVDADPDTWNMVPEQVAAAITPRTAAIMVVHIYGLPVDMDPILDLADRHGLAVIEDAAELIGGTYRGKPCGSFGHISTFSFYPNKHITTGEGGMCVTDDPALAERCRSLRNLCFQAKQRFVHEELGWNYRMTNIQAALGLAQLENLDASLVRKRQIGVNYSEYFSNVVGLQLPLGQLPYAANLYWVFAIVLNNSSLSRSGLIEYLSEAGIGTRPFFFPIHRQPVFLKQGLFEGVELPIAEGLSASGLYLPSGLALTDCQISRVATIVLQHFR, encoded by the coding sequence ATGACTGACTTCATCCCCGTCAACGAACCCGTAATCGGCGAGCGGGAAAAAGAGCTGGTGATGGAGTGCCTCAACACCGGCTGGATCTCCTCTGAAGGCCCGTTCGTGAGCCAGTTCGAGGAAGCCTTCAGCCGCCGGGTGGGTCGCCAGCACGGCATCGCCTGCGCCAACGGCAGCGCCGCCCTCGACATCGCCGTGGCTGCTCTCAAGCTGGGCCCCGGCGACGAGGTAATTCTGCCCACCTTCACGATCATCTCTTGCGCCGCCGCCATCGTGCGCGCCGGCGCCACCCCCGTGGTGGTCGACGCCGACCCCGACACCTGGAACATGGTGCCCGAACAGGTGGCCGCCGCCATCACCCCCCGCACCGCCGCGATCATGGTTGTGCACATCTACGGTCTGCCTGTAGATATGGATCCGATCCTCGATCTGGCCGACCGCCACGGCTTGGCCGTAATCGAAGATGCCGCGGAACTGATCGGTGGCACCTACAGGGGCAAACCCTGCGGTTCCTTTGGCCACATCAGCACCTTCAGCTTCTATCCCAATAAGCACATCACCACTGGTGAAGGGGGGATGTGCGTCACTGACGACCCCGCCTTAGCCGAGCGCTGCCGTTCGCTCCGCAACCTTTGCTTTCAGGCTAAGCAGCGTTTCGTGCACGAAGAGCTGGGGTGGAATTACCGGATGACGAATATTCAGGCGGCATTGGGGTTGGCGCAACTGGAGAACCTTGATGCCTCGCTGGTAAGAAAGCGACAGATTGGCGTGAACTACTCCGAGTATTTTTCCAATGTTGTCGGGCTTCAGCTTCCTCTGGGGCAACTACCTTATGCCGCCAACCTCTACTGGGTTTTTGCCATTGTTCTAAACAATTCCAGTCTTAGCCGTTCCGGCTTAATCGAGTATCTCAGTGAAGCAGGGATTGGCACAAGGCCATTCTTTTTCCCTATTCACAGACAGCCAGTATTTCTGAAGCAGGGCTTATTTGAAGGAGTAGAACTGCCCATTGCAGAGGGTCTATCTGCCTCTGGTTTGTATTTGCCAAGTGGACTTGCTCTCACGGATTGCCAGATAAGCAGAGTCGCAACTATTGTTTTGCAGCATTTCCGTTGA
- a CDS encoding class I SAM-dependent methyltransferase, with protein sequence MSQPFELSSRYYDLLYQGKDSAAEAAYVDQLLQRHGIAGRDLLDYGSGTGRHGCLLASRGYRVHGLERSAAMVAAAQQAEGFSCQQGDITTTQLPRRFNAVLALFHVVSYQTTNPAVQAVFANAAHHLDSGGLFLFDVWYSPAVAARRPELRVKRLQTTDLAITRIAEPTLHPNANRVDVHYTVMAQDLTTGAFHSFEETHPMRHFSLPELDLLAEAAGFERLTAEEWLTGAAPSEATWGVCLVLRKR encoded by the coding sequence ATGAGCCAGCCCTTCGAGCTCAGCAGCCGCTACTACGACCTCCTCTATCAGGGGAAAGACTCCGCCGCTGAAGCCGCCTATGTGGATCAGCTGCTCCAGCGCCACGGCATCGCTGGCCGCGACCTGCTCGATTACGGCTCCGGCACCGGGCGCCACGGCTGCCTGCTCGCCTCCCGCGGCTACCGCGTCCATGGCCTCGAGCGCAGCGCCGCCATGGTGGCCGCCGCCCAGCAGGCCGAAGGCTTCAGCTGCCAGCAGGGCGACATCACCACCACCCAGCTGCCGCGGCGCTTCAACGCGGTTCTCGCGTTGTTCCATGTGGTGAGTTACCAAACCACCAACCCCGCCGTGCAGGCCGTGTTTGCCAACGCCGCCCACCACCTCGATTCAGGCGGCCTGTTCTTGTTCGACGTGTGGTACTCCCCCGCCGTGGCCGCCCGGCGGCCCGAACTGCGCGTCAAGCGCCTGCAAACCACCGATCTCGCCATCACCCGCATCGCCGAGCCCACACTCCACCCCAACGCCAACCGCGTGGATGTGCACTACACCGTGATGGCCCAAGACCTCACCACCGGCGCCTTCCACTCCTTCGAGGAAACGCACCCGATGCGCCACTTCTCCCTCCCCGAGCTCGACCTCCTGGCAGAAGCCGCCGGCTTCGAGCGCCTCACCGCCGAGGAATGGCTCACTGGTGCCGCGCCATCGGAGGCCACCTGGGGCGTGTGCCTGGTGCTGCGCAAGCGATGA
- a CDS encoding nucleotidyl transferase AbiEii/AbiGii toxin family protein, with product MEQDLIISRALHDLFSHPGLQERLAFRGGTAIHKLLMPEPLRYSEDIDLIFLQPGPIKPLLQAIGDALQWLGLDRDVKQSGQTIKLLYLYSPVGAVGEETRRLKIEINTLEHQACLHLAHYPFTLENPWFSGNANLLSYVAEELIATKFRALLQRRKDRDLFDLGQAFDRLDLDDAAILACFQHYLGSTAPSFTRANVEEILLKKLNRSLVGDINPLLPSHVEYEQNHALQAFKTLWLRLVVGLSGAPWKNSTAVIEQYHAQNRSNVFAEMLGA from the coding sequence GTGGAGCAGGATCTCATCATTTCACGGGCACTGCACGATCTCTTCAGCCACCCTGGTCTGCAAGAGCGGTTGGCTTTTCGAGGTGGCACAGCGATCCACAAGCTGTTGATGCCCGAGCCTCTGCGCTATTCAGAAGATATCGACCTGATCTTTTTGCAGCCAGGCCCCATCAAGCCGCTGCTGCAGGCCATCGGTGATGCACTGCAGTGGCTGGGCCTTGATCGCGATGTGAAGCAGAGTGGCCAGACGATCAAACTGCTCTATCTCTATTCGCCAGTTGGCGCAGTCGGAGAAGAAACTCGAAGACTCAAGATTGAAATCAATACCCTGGAACACCAGGCTTGCCTTCATCTGGCCCATTACCCTTTCACGCTCGAAAACCCTTGGTTTAGCGGAAACGCAAATCTGCTTTCTTATGTCGCTGAGGAGTTGATTGCCACCAAGTTTCGGGCCTTACTGCAGCGACGTAAAGATCGAGATCTGTTTGATCTAGGCCAGGCCTTTGATCGACTCGATCTTGATGATGCAGCGATTCTTGCTTGCTTTCAGCACTACCTGGGAAGTACGGCCCCATCGTTCACGCGCGCCAACGTGGAGGAAATTTTGCTGAAGAAGTTAAACAGGAGCTTGGTGGGTGACATCAACCCACTGCTGCCCAGCCATGTGGAGTATGAGCAAAACCATGCTTTGCAGGCTTTCAAGACGCTCTGGCTACGCCTTGTTGTGGGCTTATCAGGTGCTCCTTGGAAAAACTCAACGGCTGTAATCGAGCAGTATCATGCCCAAAATCGATCTAATGTTTTCGCAGAAATGCTGGGTGCTTGA